A stretch of the Aegilops tauschii subsp. strangulata cultivar AL8/78 chromosome 4, Aet v6.0, whole genome shotgun sequence genome encodes the following:
- the LOC109777019 gene encoding tropinone reductase homolog At5g06060 isoform X2: MPRAATWHIAQPNNATPRLNCASRCHARRDQSCGTNDAVSARLYEEEMAAADDIGASAGRWSLHGRRALVTGGTRGIGRAVVEELAALGAAVHTCSRKEAELGERLKEWEAKGFRVTGSVCDVSVRDQRELLLQDVAGRFAGKLDILINNVGTNHRKPTTEYSADEYSFIMATNLESAYHLCQLAHPLLKASGVASIVFISSVSGVVAISSGSIYGMTKGAMNQLAKNLACEWAKDNIRINSVAPWYIKTSLVEEDLAKEDFVDSIARRTPMRRVGEPEEVSSLVAFLCMPGSSYITGQTISVDGGMTINGMYPTEN; the protein is encoded by the exons ATGCCAAGAGCCGCGACGTGGCACATAGCGCAACCCAATAATGCTACACCACGGTTAAACTGTGCATCCCGGTGTCATGCTCGCAGAGATCAGTCCTGCGGTACGAACGACGCTGTTTCAGCTCGGCTCTACGAGGAGGAGATGGCCGCGGCAGACGACATCGGCGCCAGTGCGGGGAGGTGGTCCCTCCACGGCAGGAGGGCGCTCGTCACCGGCGGCACCCGCGGCATCGG GcgcgcggtggtggaggagctgGCGGCGCTCGGGGCCGCCGTGCACACGTGCTCCCGGAAGGAAGCCGAGCTCGGCGAGCGCTTGAAGGAGTGGGAGGCCAAGGGATTCCGCGTCACGGGCTCCGTCTGCGACGTCTCCGTGCGCGACCAGCGCGAGCTCCTGCTCCAAGACGTCGCCGGCCGCTTCGCCGGCAAGCTGGACATCCTC ATAAACAACGTGGGCACAAACCATAGAAAACCAACCACTGAATACTCGGCAGATGAATATTCGTTCATAATGGCCACCAATCTTGAATCTGCATATCATCTATGCCAACTTGCACACCCTCTTCTCAAAGCATCCGGGGTGGCCAGCATTGTCTTCATATCATCAGTCTCTGGAGTGGTAGCCATATCTAGTGGCTCCATTTATGGCATGACAAAAG GTGCGATGAATCAGTTGGCCAAGAACCTAGCGTGTGAGTGGGCGAAAGACAACATAAGAATCAATTCTGTTGCTCCATGGTACATCAAGACTTCACTTGTGGAAGAG GATTTGGCGAAAGAGGATTTCGTGGATAGCATCGCCCGTCGAACTCCCATGAGGCGTGTGGGAGAACCTGAAGAAGTATCATCGCTGGTGGCGTTTCTCTGTATGCCCGGTTCATCTTATATCACTGGCCAGACGATCTCGGTTGATGGCGGCATGACTATAAATGGCATGTACCCGACTGAGAACTAG
- the LOC109777019 gene encoding tropinone reductase homolog At5g06060 isoform X1, with protein MPRAATWHIAQPNNATPRLNCASRCHARRDQSCGTNDAVSARLYEEEMAAADDIGASAGRWSLHGRRALVTGGTRGIGYVRTLHAPFFSDLVPASDGFLRLMYRRAVVEELAALGAAVHTCSRKEAELGERLKEWEAKGFRVTGSVCDVSVRDQRELLLQDVAGRFAGKLDILINNVGTNHRKPTTEYSADEYSFIMATNLESAYHLCQLAHPLLKASGVASIVFISSVSGVVAISSGSIYGMTKGAMNQLAKNLACEWAKDNIRINSVAPWYIKTSLVEEDLAKEDFVDSIARRTPMRRVGEPEEVSSLVAFLCMPGSSYITGQTISVDGGMTINGMYPTEN; from the exons ATGCCAAGAGCCGCGACGTGGCACATAGCGCAACCCAATAATGCTACACCACGGTTAAACTGTGCATCCCGGTGTCATGCTCGCAGAGATCAGTCCTGCGGTACGAACGACGCTGTTTCAGCTCGGCTCTACGAGGAGGAGATGGCCGCGGCAGACGACATCGGCGCCAGTGCGGGGAGGTGGTCCCTCCACGGCAGGAGGGCGCTCGTCACCGGCGGCACCCGCGGCATCGGGTACGTACGCACCCTTCACGCCCCCTTCTTTTCCGATCTCGTCCCGGCTTCAGATGGTTTTCTGCGCTTGATGTACAGGcgcgcggtggtggaggagctgGCGGCGCTCGGGGCCGCCGTGCACACGTGCTCCCGGAAGGAAGCCGAGCTCGGCGAGCGCTTGAAGGAGTGGGAGGCCAAGGGATTCCGCGTCACGGGCTCCGTCTGCGACGTCTCCGTGCGCGACCAGCGCGAGCTCCTGCTCCAAGACGTCGCCGGCCGCTTCGCCGGCAAGCTGGACATCCTC ATAAACAACGTGGGCACAAACCATAGAAAACCAACCACTGAATACTCGGCAGATGAATATTCGTTCATAATGGCCACCAATCTTGAATCTGCATATCATCTATGCCAACTTGCACACCCTCTTCTCAAAGCATCCGGGGTGGCCAGCATTGTCTTCATATCATCAGTCTCTGGAGTGGTAGCCATATCTAGTGGCTCCATTTATGGCATGACAAAAG GTGCGATGAATCAGTTGGCCAAGAACCTAGCGTGTGAGTGGGCGAAAGACAACATAAGAATCAATTCTGTTGCTCCATGGTACATCAAGACTTCACTTGTGGAAGAG GATTTGGCGAAAGAGGATTTCGTGGATAGCATCGCCCGTCGAACTCCCATGAGGCGTGTGGGAGAACCTGAAGAAGTATCATCGCTGGTGGCGTTTCTCTGTATGCCCGGTTCATCTTATATCACTGGCCAGACGATCTCGGTTGATGGCGGCATGACTATAAATGGCATGTACCCGACTGAGAACTAG